The proteins below come from a single Aegilops tauschii subsp. strangulata cultivar AL8/78 chromosome 6, Aet v6.0, whole genome shotgun sequence genomic window:
- the LOC109774037 gene encoding receptor-like protein EIX2: MKRLAHTHLAGSVVLFLLAATTIPSTTVAVVSLDGEALLAWKASLSDPAALSNWTRAKPMCLSWDGLYCHLERVVKLRLSGLGLSGGLDTLDTSELQDLVTLDLSGNNLGGAIPAGISRLRSLELLDLSSNRFDSSIPPGLGGMPNLVFLQLYNNSLVGGIPPQLCRLPLVRLLDISKNESFRAACKIPMAVPSQTCSLRWLYLARNSFIGAFPPVLRSCNSLETVDIGNNGFFGVIPPWIWSRFPLLKILSLRSNNFTGEIPPQLSRHLGLQLLDMANNSLTGSIPVSFGSFFFMKYPQNLSATGSLHWTKYDDKINIIWKGQEQIFQSATQSLAGIDLSGNLLSRCIPKELTNLLGIQFLNLSRNHLSCGIPKDIGSLTYLESLDLSSNELLGGIPPSMSNLSWLNTFNVSNNLLSGKIPAGSQMQTLTDPSIYSNNSRLCGFPLETPCPNTFLTQNERNGGNEDQWLYYWVIAGIVFGFWLWFGMLFIVKTWRCAFLLFVDGMQCKVMKKA; the protein is encoded by the exons ATGAAGAGACTAGCCCACACTCACCTCGCCGGCAGTGTCGTACTCTTCCTGCTGGCAGCCACCACCATCCCCTCGACGACGGTTGCGGTGGTGTCTTTGGACGGCGAAGCCCTTTTGGCATGGAAGGCCAGCCTCAGTGACCCGGCCGCGCTCTCCAACTGGACCCGGGCCAAGCCGATGTGCCTCAGCTGGGATGGCTTGTACTGCCACCTAGAACGCGTCGTGAAGCTAAGGCTCTCGGGACTCGGTCTCTCGGGCGGGCTCGACACGCTCGACACTTCAGAGCTCCAGGACCTTGTCACGCTGGACCTTAGTGGGAACAACCTCGGCGGCGCCATCCCTGCGGGCATCTCGCGACTGCGCTCTCTCGAATTGCTGGACCTTAGCAGCAACAGGTTCGACAGCTCTATCCCGCCAGGGCTCGGTGGCATGCCCAACCTCGTCTTCCTCCAGCTCTACAATAACAGCCTCGTGGGTGGCATCCCGCCGCAGCTCTGCAGGCTCCCCCTCGTCCGATTACTGGATATCTCCAAGAACGAGAGCTTCCGAGCTGCCT GTAAAATCCCCATGGCTGTGCCAAGCCAAACCTGCTCTCTCAGGTGGCTTTACCTTGCCAGAAATAGCTTCATCGGTGCCTTCCCGCCGGTCCTAAGGAGCTGCAATTCGCTGGAGACAGTGGACATAGGAAACAACGGGTTCTTTGGGGTTATCCCTCCATGGATTTGGAGTCGGTTTCCATTGTTGAAAATTCTTAGCCTCAGATCAAACAACTTCACCGGGGAAATTCCTCCACAGCTATCACGCCATTTGGGACTTCAGTTGCTTGATATGGCAAACAATAGCTTGACCGGCTCAATTCCGGTATCCTTTGGCAGCTTCTTCTTCATGAAGTATCCACAAAATCTTTCGGCTACTGGATCGCTCCACTGGACAAAATACGATGATAAAATCAACATAATCTGGAAGGGCCAGGAGCAGATTTTCCAAAGTGCAACCCAATCATTAGCCGGTATTGATCTGTCGGGTAATTTGTTGTCTCGATGCATCCCTAAAGAGCTAACCAACCTTCTGGGCATCCAGTTCTTGAACCTGTCAAGAAACCATCTGTCATGCGGTATTCCTAAAGACATCGGTAGTTTGACTTATCTCGAGTCCCTTGATCTGTCTTCTAATGAACTATTAGGAGGGATTCCTCCGAGCATGTCGAACTTATCCTGGCTCAACACGTTCAATGTCTCGAACAATCTTTTGTCAGGCAAGATACCCGCTGGGAGTCAGATGCAGACCCTGACTGACCCATCGATTTATTCCAATAATTCTAGGCTGTGCGGATTTCCTCTCGAGACTCCATGTCCAAATACTTTCCTTACACAGAATGAGAGAAATGGTGGAAATGAGGATCAGTGGTTGTACTACTGGGTGATTGCAGGGATTGTGTTTGGTTTCTGGTTATGGTTTGGGATGCTCTTTATAGTTAAAACTTGGAGATGTGCTTTTCTCTTATTTGTCGACGGCATGCAATGTAAGGTTATGAAGAAGGCATGA